A single region of the Pseudalkalibacillus berkeleyi genome encodes:
- a CDS encoding AMP-binding protein yields the protein MQYPEEIPHDIEIDEKPLQYYLEEAARKHPEKPALDFLGKRMTYGSVYEEALRMANRLRSLGIRKGDRVAIMLPNSPQSVISYYGALMAGGIVVQTNPLYTERELEHQLIDSGSKIIICLDLLFPRVEAVKNRTSLEHIVVTGVKDYLPFPKNLIYPFVQKKQTNLVVRVEYTDTIHSFKKLLEEGDVSSIDIDFDVKEDLALLQYTGGTTGPAKGVMLTHYNLVANTMQCRTWMYKAKYGEEKILGALPFFHVYGMTCVMNFSIMYLGEMIILPKFDPKQVLKAIGKHKPTMFPGAPTMYIALLNDPNIHSYDLSSIASCISGSAPLPVEVQENFEEITNGNLVEGYGLTEASPVTHANFLYGNRVIGSIGVPWPNTEAAILSAETGTIAEEKEVGELMIRGPQVMKGYWNQPEETASTFHDGWLLTGDMGYMDEKGYFYIVDRKKDMIIAGGFNIYPREIEEILFEHPKVMEATVIGVPDPYRGETVKAFVVLKDGVTCSEEELDEHCRKYLASFKVPRLYEFRDELPKTMVGKVLRRVLVEEEKQKIKENA from the coding sequence ATGCAATATCCCGAAGAGATCCCTCATGACATTGAGATTGACGAAAAGCCTTTACAGTACTATTTGGAGGAGGCGGCTAGAAAGCATCCTGAGAAACCTGCACTAGATTTTCTTGGCAAACGGATGACCTATGGTAGCGTGTACGAAGAAGCTTTAAGGATGGCAAATCGATTGCGTTCACTTGGAATAAGAAAAGGTGACCGAGTAGCCATCATGCTTCCGAATTCCCCGCAATCAGTCATTAGTTATTATGGTGCACTCATGGCTGGAGGAATTGTCGTTCAAACGAATCCTCTTTATACAGAGCGTGAACTTGAACATCAACTCATTGATTCAGGTTCTAAAATCATTATCTGTTTGGATCTATTATTTCCAAGAGTAGAGGCGGTAAAAAATCGAACTTCGCTTGAGCACATCGTAGTAACAGGTGTGAAGGACTACTTACCGTTTCCGAAGAACCTTATTTATCCATTTGTTCAGAAGAAGCAAACAAATTTGGTCGTTCGCGTGGAATACACGGATACCATTCATTCTTTCAAGAAACTGTTGGAAGAAGGCGATGTTAGTTCAATAGACATCGATTTCGATGTGAAAGAAGACCTTGCTTTATTACAGTATACTGGTGGAACAACAGGACCTGCAAAGGGTGTTATGTTAACGCATTACAACCTTGTCGCGAATACGATGCAGTGTCGAACTTGGATGTATAAGGCGAAATATGGTGAAGAAAAAATTCTTGGCGCTTTACCATTCTTCCACGTTTATGGTATGACATGTGTCATGAACTTTTCGATTATGTATCTTGGTGAAATGATCATTCTCCCTAAGTTTGATCCGAAGCAAGTACTCAAAGCGATCGGAAAGCATAAACCGACCATGTTTCCTGGCGCACCTACAATGTATATTGCACTATTGAACGACCCGAACATTCATTCATATGACCTTTCTTCCATTGCTAGCTGCATCAGTGGCTCAGCTCCTTTGCCAGTTGAAGTGCAAGAGAACTTTGAGGAGATTACAAATGGAAATCTCGTTGAAGGATATGGTTTAACTGAAGCTTCCCCTGTCACGCACGCAAATTTTCTTTATGGAAACCGTGTTATAGGTAGTATTGGTGTACCATGGCCGAATACAGAGGCTGCCATATTATCAGCAGAAACAGGGACGATTGCGGAAGAAAAGGAAGTTGGAGAATTGATGATCCGTGGTCCACAAGTAATGAAAGGCTACTGGAATCAACCTGAGGAGACCGCTTCTACGTTTCATGATGGTTGGTTGTTGACTGGTGATATGGGCTACATGGATGAAAAAGGGTACTTCTATATCGTCGATCGAAAGAAAGACATGATCATTGCAGGTGGATTCAACATCTATCCGCGTGAAATTGAAGAAATATTGTTCGAGCATCCGAAAGTGATGGAAGCTACTGTAATAGGTGTACCGGATCCTTACCGAGGAGAAACGGTAAAAGCTTTTGTCGTACTGAAGGACGGAGTGACTTGCTCTGAAGAAGAACTCGATGAACATTGTCGGAAATACCTTGCCTCCTTTAAGGTGCCGCGACTTTATGAATTCAGAGATGAACTACCAAAGACAATGGTAGGAAAGGTTCTCCGAAGAGTATTGGTTGAAGAAGAAAAGCAAAAAATAAAAGAGAACGCATAA
- a CDS encoding DUF350 domain-containing protein gives MDNLLANPYVDTVANYSVVVLSLIVFLSIFEIVTKYKNWEEISNGNFSVALATGGKIFGIANIFRYSIEHNDSILDMTIWGVYGFILMLIGYFIFEFLTPRFKIDEEIQKDNRAVGLISMVISVGLSFVIGSSIG, from the coding sequence ATGGACAACTTGCTAGCGAATCCTTATGTAGATACGGTTGCCAATTATAGTGTAGTAGTATTAAGTCTAATTGTCTTTCTATCTATATTCGAAATTGTAACGAAATACAAAAACTGGGAAGAAATCAGTAATGGAAACTTCTCTGTTGCTCTTGCTACTGGTGGTAAAATTTTCGGGATTGCCAATATATTTAGATACTCTATTGAACATAATGATTCAATTTTGGATATGACGATATGGGGCGTATACGGGTTTATCCTCATGTTGATCGGATATTTCATTTTTGAATTCTTGACACCGAGGTTCAAAATAGACGAAGAGATTCAAAAAGATAATAGAGCTGTCGGTTTAATTTCTATGGTCATTTCCGTAGGTCTCTCATTCGTAATCGGCAGCAGTATCGGATAG